In Microbacterium maritypicum, the following are encoded in one genomic region:
- the atpD gene encoding F0F1 ATP synthase subunit beta: protein MTLTAPADQPATAVVGRVARVNGPVVDIEFPHDSIPDIYNALKTTIAMGEESTEITLEVAQHLGDDLVRAIALNPTDGIVRGQEVRDTGEAISVPVGDVTKGKVFNVIGEVLNLEPGETIEVTERWPIHRKAPNFDQLESKTQMFETGIKSIDLLTPYVLGGKIGLFGGAGVGKTVLIQEMIQRVAQDHGGVSVFAGVGERTREGNDLIHEMEEAGVFDKTALVFGQMDEPPGTRLRVALSALTMAEYFRDVQKQDVLLFIDNIFRFTQAGSEVSTLLGRMPSAVGYQPNLADEMGVLQERITSTRGHSITSLQAIYVPADDYTDPAPATTFAHLDATTELSREIASKGLYPAIDPLTSTSRIMDPRYLGEDHYRVATTVKQILQKNKELQEIIAILGVDELSEEDKIVVSRARRIQQFLSQNTYMAKKFTGVEGSTVPLKETIESFDAITRGDFDHVAEQAFFNVGGISDVEEQWAKIQKENG from the coding sequence ATGACCCTCACCGCTCCGGCTGACCAGCCGGCGACCGCGGTCGTCGGGCGCGTCGCACGCGTCAACGGTCCGGTTGTCGACATCGAGTTCCCTCATGACTCGATCCCCGACATCTACAACGCGCTGAAGACCACGATCGCGATGGGCGAAGAGTCCACCGAGATCACGCTCGAGGTCGCACAGCACCTCGGCGACGACCTCGTCCGCGCCATCGCCCTGAACCCGACCGACGGCATCGTCCGCGGCCAGGAAGTCCGCGACACGGGCGAGGCCATCTCGGTCCCCGTCGGCGACGTGACCAAGGGCAAGGTGTTCAACGTCATCGGCGAGGTGCTCAACCTCGAGCCCGGTGAGACGATCGAGGTCACCGAGCGCTGGCCCATCCACCGCAAGGCGCCGAACTTCGACCAGCTCGAGTCCAAGACTCAGATGTTCGAGACCGGCATCAAGTCGATCGACCTCCTCACCCCGTACGTGCTGGGTGGAAAGATCGGCCTGTTCGGTGGTGCCGGTGTCGGCAAGACCGTCCTCATCCAGGAGATGATCCAGCGCGTCGCGCAGGACCACGGTGGTGTGTCTGTGTTCGCCGGTGTCGGTGAGCGCACCCGTGAGGGCAACGACCTCATCCACGAGATGGAAGAGGCGGGCGTCTTCGACAAGACCGCCCTGGTGTTCGGCCAGATGGACGAGCCGCCGGGAACGCGTCTGCGCGTCGCCCTGTCGGCCCTGACGATGGCGGAGTACTTCCGTGACGTGCAGAAGCAGGATGTGCTGCTCTTCATCGACAACATCTTCCGCTTCACGCAGGCCGGTTCCGAGGTCTCCACGCTGCTGGGCCGCATGCCCTCCGCCGTGGGTTACCAGCCGAACCTCGCCGACGAGATGGGTGTGCTCCAGGAGCGCATCACCTCGACGCGTGGTCACTCGATCACCTCACTGCAGGCGATCTACGTGCCGGCCGATGACTACACCGACCCGGCACCGGCGACGACGTTCGCCCACCTCGACGCGACGACCGAGCTCTCTCGTGAGATCGCCTCGAAGGGTCTGTACCCGGCCATCGACCCGCTGACCTCGACGTCGCGCATCATGGACCCCCGCTACTTGGGCGAGGACCACTACCGCGTCGCCACGACGGTCAAGCAGATCCTCCAGAAGAACAAGGAACTGCAGGAGATCATCGCCATCCTCGGTGTCGACGAGCTCTCCGAGGAAGACAAGATCGTCGTGTCGCGTGCACGTCGCATCCAGCAGTTCCTCTCGCAGAACACCTACATGGCGAAGAAGTTCACCGGTGTCGAGGGTTCGACCGTCCCGCTCAAGGAGACCATCGAGTCCTTCGATGCGATCACGCGCGGTGACTTCGACCACGTCGCCGAGCAGGCCTTCTTCAACGTCGGTGGCATCTCCGACGTCGAAGAGCAGTGGGCGAAGATCCAGAAGGAGAACGGCTGA
- a CDS encoding MraY family glycosyltransferase, with the protein MKQYLATVILTAAITFALTWAVWRLSLRFKLYPGIRERDVHTTPTPRLGGVAIFLGIAAAFGFSAINPFFQSIWIPPQTMWSILGASLLIAIIGVVDDLWDIDWMIKLGAQFLAAGLITVGGGLQILSLPFGDLIVVSSWLSITITMFAIVIVMNAVNFIDGLDGLVAGVCLISNGVFFAYSYIFTRDSGASSYFNLSTFLAAVLIGACLGFLPLNWSPAKLFMGDSGALVIGLLMATSAISITGQMDPSALDPERLGRSQLIGAFLPILLPLLVVLLPLLDFGLAVLRRMSAGRSPFSPDRKHLHHRMLDLGHRDRDAVLIFYAWTAVISLAVLLMYVGAREDWPGQYLPGVGFGVVGIAACLVVTLSPTRRRKSAAAADTDPTPVES; encoded by the coding sequence GTGAAGCAGTATCTCGCCACGGTCATCCTCACGGCAGCGATCACGTTCGCGCTGACCTGGGCGGTCTGGCGACTCAGCCTCCGGTTCAAGCTGTACCCCGGCATCCGCGAGCGCGACGTGCACACCACGCCCACGCCCCGCCTCGGCGGTGTGGCGATCTTTCTCGGCATCGCCGCCGCCTTCGGGTTCTCGGCGATCAATCCGTTCTTCCAGAGCATCTGGATCCCCCCGCAGACGATGTGGTCGATCCTGGGCGCCTCGCTGCTGATCGCGATCATCGGCGTGGTGGACGATCTCTGGGACATCGACTGGATGATCAAGCTCGGCGCGCAGTTCCTGGCCGCCGGGCTCATCACCGTGGGCGGCGGGCTGCAGATCCTGTCGCTGCCGTTCGGGGACCTCATCGTGGTCTCCAGCTGGCTGAGCATCACGATCACCATGTTCGCGATCGTCATCGTGATGAACGCGGTGAACTTCATCGACGGACTCGACGGGCTGGTCGCCGGGGTGTGTCTCATCTCGAACGGCGTGTTCTTCGCGTATTCCTACATCTTCACGCGTGACTCCGGAGCTTCGAGCTACTTCAACCTCTCCACGTTCCTCGCCGCGGTCCTGATCGGTGCCTGCCTCGGATTCCTGCCGCTGAACTGGAGCCCGGCGAAGCTGTTCATGGGGGATTCGGGCGCACTGGTCATCGGTCTGCTGATGGCGACGTCGGCGATCTCCATCACCGGTCAGATGGACCCGTCGGCATTGGACCCCGAGCGTCTCGGCCGCTCGCAGCTGATCGGTGCGTTCCTCCCGATCCTGCTGCCGCTGCTGGTGGTGCTGCTGCCGCTGCTCGACTTCGGTCTGGCGGTGCTCCGACGCATGAGCGCCGGCCGGTCGCCGTTCTCACCCGATCGCAAGCACCTGCATCACCGGATGCTGGATCTCGGCCACCGCGACCGCGACGCTGTCCTCATCTTCTACGCATGGACGGCCGTCATCTCGCTCGCCGTCCTGCTGATGTACGTCGGTGCACGGGAGGACTGGCCCGGCCAGTACCTTCCCGGCGTCGGCTTCGGCGTCGTGGGCATCGCCGCCTGCCTCGTCGTCACCCTGAGCCCCACCCGCCGCAGGAAGAGCGCAGCGGCCGCCGACACCGACCCGACACCCGTGGAGTCCTGA
- a CDS encoding F0F1 ATP synthase subunit delta, producing MGSATTQALAASIQTLAAAKGVTLDTARELLAAARAVSGSSQLSGALADPSAPAAARQNVVAAVFGGFSADAQSVLKTVVAERWSNAGELVDGVEELAIRAAAIAEPGADIEGELFSFSRVIAANPELELALGSRLGGEDAKAALVERLLAEGSTSAASTLIITSLVRQPRERRVRRLLNRAMSIVSSQRGRVVATVHTAAPLTDAQRARLSDSLSRRYDGQVSLNVVIDPAVVGGLRVQIADDVIDGSISARLADLRQKLAG from the coding sequence ATGGGCAGCGCGACCACTCAGGCACTCGCGGCATCCATCCAGACGCTTGCCGCAGCGAAGGGCGTCACTCTCGACACCGCACGGGAGCTCCTCGCTGCCGCGCGTGCCGTGAGCGGGTCGTCTCAGCTGAGCGGCGCGCTTGCTGATCCCTCTGCTCCCGCCGCGGCACGACAGAACGTCGTCGCCGCGGTGTTCGGCGGGTTCTCCGCAGACGCTCAGAGCGTTCTGAAGACGGTCGTCGCGGAGCGCTGGTCCAACGCGGGTGAGCTCGTCGACGGTGTCGAGGAGCTCGCGATCCGCGCTGCTGCGATCGCCGAGCCGGGCGCGGACATCGAGGGGGAGCTCTTCAGCTTCTCCCGCGTGATCGCCGCCAACCCCGAGCTCGAACTCGCCCTGGGCAGCCGCCTCGGCGGAGAAGACGCCAAGGCTGCGCTCGTCGAGCGCCTCCTGGCCGAAGGCTCCACGAGCGCTGCGTCGACGCTGATCATCACGTCGCTCGTGCGTCAGCCGCGTGAGCGCCGCGTGCGGCGACTGCTGAACCGGGCGATGAGCATCGTCTCCAGCCAGCGCGGTCGCGTGGTCGCCACGGTGCACACCGCGGCTCCGCTCACCGATGCGCAGCGAGCACGTCTCAGTGACTCGCTGTCTCGTCGCTACGACGGCCAGGTGTCCCTCAACGTCGTCATCGACCCTGCCGTGGTCGGAGGTCTGCGTGTGCAGATCGCCGATGACGTCATCGACGGCAGCATCTCCGCACGACTCGCAGACCTTCGCCAGAAGCTTGCGGGCTAA
- the epsC gene encoding serine O-acetyltransferase EpsC: MGMIGRMREDVAAARLRDPAARSSVEVALLYPGLHAIWAHRVSHALWRRRLRLLARAGSQLSRWLTGIEIHPGARIGRRFFIDHGMGVVIGETSVIGDDVMLYHGVTLGGRTRTSGKRHPTLGDGVAVGAGAKVLGPITIGPGSVIGANAVVTRDAPADSILVGVPAKPRQRNTGEDTRALLTAPDYAI, from the coding sequence ATGGGCATGATCGGACGAATGCGCGAGGACGTCGCGGCGGCTCGCCTTCGTGACCCCGCCGCACGCAGCTCCGTCGAGGTCGCTCTGCTGTACCCGGGGCTCCACGCCATCTGGGCGCACCGCGTCTCGCACGCGCTCTGGCGACGCCGACTGCGATTGCTCGCGCGCGCGGGCTCGCAGCTGTCGCGCTGGCTGACCGGGATCGAGATCCATCCCGGCGCGCGCATCGGCCGTCGGTTCTTCATCGATCACGGCATGGGCGTCGTGATCGGCGAGACCAGTGTGATCGGCGATGACGTGATGCTCTACCACGGCGTGACTCTCGGCGGACGGACGCGCACCTCCGGCAAACGCCACCCCACGCTCGGCGACGGCGTGGCGGTCGGTGCCGGTGCGAAGGTCCTCGGCCCCATCACGATCGGCCCCGGCTCCGTCATCGGTGCGAACGCCGTGGTCACCCGTGATGCTCCAGCGGACAGCATCCTCGTCGGGGTTCCGGCGAAGCCGCGCCAGCGCAATACCGGCGAAGACACCAGGGCACTGCTCACGGCGCCGGACTACGCGATCTGA
- a CDS encoding F0F1 ATP synthase subunit gamma codes for MGAQLRVYKQKISSAQTTKKITKAMELIAASRIQKAMARVKASTPFARAVTRAVSAVATHSNVDHPLTRESENITRSAVVIFSSDRGLAGAFNSQILREGLEVAELLREQGKEPVFYLIGRKAVGYFQFRRLAAAAEWTGDTDTPSFHTAEEISATLLDSFSRGGQDGGVDEIHLVYNRFVSMMTQSPESVRLLPLEITEADESEAGNTVYPLYEFEPDAETVLDAILPVYIQSRVFNALLQSSAAKQAATQKAMKSASDNADKLITDYTRLRNNARQAEITQQIAEIVGGADALSSK; via the coding sequence ATGGGCGCTCAACTCAGGGTCTACAAGCAGAAGATCTCTTCTGCTCAGACGACCAAGAAGATCACGAAGGCGATGGAACTCATCGCGGCTTCGCGCATCCAGAAGGCGATGGCACGCGTCAAGGCGTCCACACCCTTCGCGCGAGCCGTGACGAGGGCCGTGTCTGCCGTCGCGACGCACTCGAACGTGGATCACCCGCTGACCCGCGAGTCCGAGAACATCACCCGCTCCGCGGTCGTGATCTTCTCGTCGGACCGCGGTCTCGCCGGAGCCTTCAACTCGCAGATCCTCCGTGAGGGTCTCGAGGTGGCGGAGCTCCTGCGCGAGCAGGGCAAGGAGCCGGTCTTCTACCTCATCGGTCGCAAGGCCGTCGGATACTTCCAGTTCCGACGCCTCGCTGCCGCTGCGGAGTGGACCGGCGACACCGATACCCCGTCGTTCCACACCGCGGAGGAGATCTCCGCGACGCTGCTCGATTCCTTCTCCCGCGGGGGACAGGACGGCGGCGTCGACGAGATCCACCTCGTGTACAACCGTTTCGTCAGCATGATGACGCAGTCGCCCGAGTCCGTACGCCTGCTCCCGCTGGAGATCACGGAAGCCGATGAGTCGGAAGCAGGTAACACCGTTTACCCGCTGTACGAGTTCGAGCCGGATGCCGAGACCGTTCTCGATGCGATCCTGCCGGTGTACATCCAGAGCCGCGTCTTCAACGCTCTCCTGCAGTCGTCTGCTGCCAAGCAGGCCGCGACGCAGAAGGCGATGAAGTCGGCCAGCGACAACGCCGACAAGCTCATCACCGACTACACCCGCCTGCGCAACAACGCGCGCCAGGCGGAGATCACGCAGCAGATCGCCGAGATCGTCGGCGGCGCCGACGCCCTCTCGAGCAAATAG
- the atpB gene encoding F0F1 ATP synthase subunit A → MLFHVGPIPVNRIHLVQLLAVIAVVLILWLGTRRMKVVPGRFQSLVEMGLGFVRTNVAHDMLGRKDGDRFLPILTTIFFMVLFMNITGIIPFLNMPGTAIVAVPLTLAVVSYVTFIYAGIKRHGLKFFKNSLFPQGVPVAAMPIVAIIELISTFILRPVTLTLRLLMNLVVGHMILVLAFSATQFFFFTAGGGWAALGVGTLAFGGAFTLFEILVAVLQAYVFTVLTAVYIQLAVAEEH, encoded by the coding sequence ATCCTCTTCCACGTAGGCCCGATCCCCGTCAACCGGATCCACCTGGTCCAGTTGCTCGCGGTGATCGCCGTGGTTCTCATCCTCTGGCTCGGCACCCGCCGCATGAAGGTCGTCCCCGGACGCTTCCAGAGCCTGGTGGAGATGGGGCTCGGCTTCGTTCGAACCAACGTCGCCCACGACATGCTCGGTCGCAAGGACGGCGATCGCTTCCTGCCGATCCTCACCACCATCTTCTTCATGGTGCTGTTCATGAACATCACGGGAATCATCCCGTTCCTGAACATGCCGGGAACGGCGATCGTCGCGGTGCCGCTGACGCTCGCCGTGGTCAGCTACGTGACCTTCATCTACGCGGGAATCAAGCGCCACGGCCTCAAGTTCTTCAAGAACTCCCTGTTCCCGCAGGGCGTGCCGGTCGCCGCGATGCCGATCGTCGCGATCATCGAGCTCATCTCGACGTTCATCCTGCGTCCGGTCACGTTGACGCTGCGTCTTCTCATGAACCTCGTCGTGGGGCACATGATCCTGGTCCTCGCGTTCTCCGCGACCCAGTTCTTCTTCTTCACCGCAGGCGGCGGCTGGGCCGCGCTCGGTGTCGGAACCCTCGCCTTCGGCGGCGCCTTCACTCTCTTCGAGATCCTGGTCGCCGTCCTCCAGGCATACGTCTTCACCGTCCTCACCGCGGTCTACATCCAGCTCGCGGTCGCAGAAGAGCACTGA
- the atpE gene encoding ATP synthase F0 subunit C, with product MDATTVLAEINGHLGAVGYGLAAIGPAIGVGIVVGKTIEGVARQPELAGRLQVLMWIGIAFTEALAFVGIAVAFIPFP from the coding sequence GTGGACGCTACTACGGTTCTCGCTGAAATCAACGGTCACCTCGGAGCTGTCGGCTACGGCCTCGCAGCCATCGGCCCGGCCATCGGCGTCGGCATCGTCGTCGGCAAGACCATCGAGGGCGTCGCCCGTCAGCCCGAGCTGGCCGGTCGTCTCCAGGTCCTCATGTGGATCGGTATCGCCTTCACCGAGGCGCTTGCGTTCGTCGGCATCGCCGTCGCATTCATCCCCTTCCCGTAA
- the prmC gene encoding peptide chain release factor N(5)-glutamine methyltransferase codes for MSDTSLAALVRAAAQRLADVGVPDPLVDAELLAGHVLGRRRGEVQAAVIRGDDVDDETAGALEALVTRRAAREPLQHITGTAPFRHLELAVGPGVFVPRPETETVVQYAIDALLNSAEPEPIGVDLGTGSGAIALAMATEVPHARVFAAELSEEAHAWASRNVAGVDNLTLVLSDLGEAFPELDGTASVVISNPPYVPDAAIPRDPEVRLFDPAMALYGGEDGLDIVRVLSSRALALLHPGGLLVIEHGELQGESIRDILAADGWRAPATHRDLTLRDRTTTALRP; via the coding sequence ATGTCCGACACCTCTCTCGCGGCGCTCGTCCGTGCCGCTGCTCAGCGCCTGGCCGACGTCGGCGTCCCCGATCCTCTGGTCGACGCGGAGCTGCTCGCGGGCCATGTGCTCGGTCGGCGACGCGGCGAGGTGCAGGCCGCGGTCATCCGCGGCGACGACGTCGACGACGAGACGGCGGGCGCCCTGGAGGCTCTGGTGACGCGCCGAGCAGCGCGCGAGCCGCTGCAGCACATCACCGGGACCGCCCCCTTCCGCCACCTCGAGCTGGCGGTGGGGCCCGGTGTGTTCGTCCCGCGGCCGGAGACCGAGACGGTGGTGCAGTATGCGATCGATGCGCTGCTGAACTCCGCGGAGCCCGAGCCGATCGGCGTGGACCTCGGCACCGGCAGCGGTGCGATCGCTCTAGCGATGGCGACGGAGGTGCCGCACGCCCGTGTCTTCGCCGCCGAGCTGTCCGAGGAGGCGCACGCGTGGGCCAGCCGGAACGTCGCCGGCGTCGACAACCTGACGCTCGTGCTGTCCGATCTGGGGGAGGCTTTCCCCGAACTCGACGGCACGGCATCGGTCGTCATCTCGAACCCGCCCTATGTGCCGGACGCCGCGATCCCGCGGGATCCGGAGGTGCGACTCTTCGACCCCGCGATGGCGCTGTACGGGGGAGAGGACGGTCTGGACATCGTGCGAGTGCTCAGTTCTCGGGCGCTCGCACTCCTGCACCCCGGTGGTCTTCTCGTCATCGAGCACGGCGAGCTGCAGGGGGAATCGATCAGGGACATCCTCGCCGCGGATGGCTGGCGCGCTCCGGCGACGCATCGCGACCTCACCCTGCGGGACCGCACCACCACGGCGCTCAGGCCCTGA
- a CDS encoding L-threonylcarbamoyladenylate synthase: MSTIFDCRDDSQLLAGMRHARQAIGRGELIVMPTDTVYGVAADAFSPTAVQRLLDAKGRGRDQPPPVLIGTKETLAALAESVPEPVERLIEAFWPGGLTIVLPAQPSLVWDLGETLGTVAVRMPEGRVALELLAETGPLAVSSANLTGQPAAISASDAEQMLGDSVAVYLADGLSKDGIASTIVDATSLVRRSADAEPGTVRILRDGAVTREQLQEVLGDLLEPEEPQDAEHVHAEEPQDADS; encoded by the coding sequence ATGTCAACCATCTTCGACTGCCGCGATGACTCGCAGCTGCTCGCCGGCATGCGCCATGCGCGCCAGGCGATCGGCCGCGGCGAACTCATCGTGATGCCCACAGACACCGTGTACGGCGTCGCTGCCGACGCCTTCTCCCCGACCGCCGTCCAGCGGCTGCTCGATGCGAAGGGGCGCGGCCGTGATCAGCCGCCGCCCGTTCTGATCGGCACGAAGGAGACGCTCGCAGCCCTGGCCGAGTCCGTCCCGGAGCCTGTCGAACGTCTCATCGAGGCGTTCTGGCCCGGCGGTCTCACGATCGTGCTCCCCGCCCAGCCCTCTCTGGTGTGGGATCTCGGGGAGACGCTCGGGACGGTCGCGGTGCGGATGCCGGAGGGGCGCGTGGCACTGGAGCTGCTGGCCGAGACCGGACCGCTCGCCGTGTCCAGCGCCAATCTCACCGGCCAGCCCGCCGCCATCTCGGCCTCGGACGCGGAGCAGATGCTGGGCGACAGCGTCGCCGTGTACCTCGCCGATGGTCTGAGCAAGGACGGCATCGCGTCCACCATCGTCGACGCCACGTCTCTGGTCCGTCGGAGTGCGGATGCCGAGCCCGGCACTGTTCGCATCCTCCGAGACGGTGCGGTGACGCGCGAGCAGCTGCAGGAGGTGCTCGGCGATCTGCTCGAACCGGAGGAGCCGCAGGACGCGGAGCATGTGCATGCGGAGGAGCCGCAGGACGCGGATTCGTGA
- a CDS encoding F0F1 ATP synthase subunit B: MLNALVTNLAAEGEPNNPLIPAWYDIIWSGLWFIVILIVVWKVALPRLTKMLDERSAAIEGNIAKADEAQKQAEAALEEYTRQLAEARTEAGEIREAAREDGKKIVAEAKDAASTEAARITATAHTQIEAERQTALVSLRSEVGTLAIDLAGGVVGETLSDDARATAVVDRFLADLEASEKAAQ; encoded by the coding sequence ATGCTGAACGCTCTTGTCACGAACCTCGCAGCAGAGGGTGAGCCGAACAACCCCCTCATCCCTGCCTGGTACGACATCATCTGGTCGGGCCTCTGGTTCATCGTCATCCTCATCGTGGTCTGGAAGGTCGCCCTTCCCCGGCTCACGAAGATGCTCGACGAGCGGTCCGCCGCCATCGAGGGCAACATCGCCAAGGCCGACGAGGCGCAGAAGCAGGCGGAGGCGGCACTCGAGGAGTACACGCGTCAGCTCGCTGAGGCGCGTACCGAGGCCGGAGAGATCCGCGAGGCCGCCCGTGAGGACGGCAAGAAGATCGTCGCCGAGGCGAAGGATGCCGCGTCCACCGAGGCCGCACGCATCACCGCCACCGCGCACACGCAGATCGAGGCCGAGCGGCAGACCGCTCTCGTCTCGCTGCGCAGCGAGGTCGGAACGCTCGCCATCGACCTCGCCGGCGGCGTGGTCGGCGAGACGCTCTCCGACGACGCCCGTGCGACGGCTGTCGTCGACCGCTTCCTCGCCGACCTCGAGGCATCCGAGAAGGCGGCTCAGTAA
- the cysK gene encoding cysteine synthase A, translating to MPGIHSDITTAFGNTPLVRLNRVTEGLGATVLAKLEYYNPASSVKDRIGIAMINAAEASGELKPGGTIVESTSGNTGIALAMVGAARGYRVILTMPASMSKERRVLLKAFGAEIVLTDPTKGMSGAIEETKRIVSETPGAIWIRQFENPANPQIHRETTAQEILRDTDGAVDIFIAGVGTGGTVTGTGQALKAAKPGIQVIAVEPKDSPVLSEGHPGPHKIQGIGPNFVPDVLDRDVLDEIMTAEFDESLRVARELAAKEGLLVGMSSGAAVAAALKVAARPENDGKTIVVVIPDTGERYLSTALFEDLRED from the coding sequence ATGCCCGGCATCCACTCCGACATCACGACCGCTTTCGGCAACACGCCGCTCGTGCGTCTGAACCGCGTGACCGAGGGCCTCGGGGCCACCGTGCTCGCCAAGCTCGAGTACTACAACCCGGCATCGAGCGTGAAGGATCGCATCGGCATCGCGATGATCAACGCCGCAGAGGCATCGGGCGAGCTGAAGCCCGGTGGCACGATCGTGGAGTCGACGAGTGGCAACACCGGCATCGCACTCGCGATGGTGGGCGCCGCCCGCGGTTACCGGGTCATCCTGACGATGCCTGCCTCCATGTCCAAGGAGCGCCGTGTGCTGCTCAAGGCCTTCGGCGCGGAGATCGTGCTCACCGATCCCACCAAGGGCATGAGCGGTGCGATCGAGGAGACCAAGCGCATCGTCTCGGAGACGCCCGGCGCGATCTGGATCCGTCAGTTCGAGAACCCCGCCAACCCTCAGATCCACCGCGAGACCACAGCGCAGGAGATCCTCCGCGACACCGACGGTGCGGTCGACATCTTCATCGCTGGAGTCGGCACCGGCGGGACGGTGACGGGAACCGGGCAGGCCCTCAAGGCCGCGAAGCCGGGCATCCAGGTCATCGCCGTCGAGCCCAAGGACTCCCCTGTGCTCAGCGAGGGCCACCCCGGACCGCACAAGATCCAGGGCATCGGGCCGAACTTCGTCCCCGACGTCCTCGACCGCGATGTGCTCGATGAGATCATGACCGCGGAGTTCGACGAGTCGCTGCGGGTCGCCCGTGAGCTCGCCGCGAAAGAGGGTCTGCTCGTCGGCATGTCGTCCGGCGCGGCCGTCGCCGCGGCGCTCAAGGTCGCCGCGCGGCCCGAGAACGACGGCAAGACGATCGTCGTCGTGATCCCGGACACCGGTGAGCGCTACCTCTCCACCGCGCTGTTCGAGGATCTGCGCGAAGACTGA
- the atpA gene encoding F0F1 ATP synthase subunit alpha gives MAELSISPDVIRDALKDFAAAYEPSGAGATEVGTVIDAADGIAHVEGLPGVMANELVIFADGTKGLAQSLNEHEIGVVVLGEFTGVEAGQEVTRTGEVLSVPVGDGYLGRVVDPLGTPIDGLGAIETESVRALELQAPGVMQRKSVHEPMQTGIKAIDAMIPVGRGQRQLIIGDRQTGKTAIAIDTIINQKANWESGDVNKQVRCIYVAIGQKGSTIASVKGALEEAGALEYTTIVAAPASDPAGFKYLAPYTGSAIGQHWMYGGKHVLIIFDDLSKQAEAYRAVSLLLRRPPGREAYPGDVFYLHSRLLERCAKLSDELGAGSMTGLPIIETKANDVSAYIPTNVISITDGQIFLQSDLFNANQRPAVDVGISVSRVGGDAQVKSIKKVSGTLKLELAQYRSLEAFAMFASDLDAASRRQLSRGARLTELLKQPQYSPYPVEEQVVSIWAGTNGKLDTIEVSDVLRFERELLDYLRRNTKVLETLRDTNVLDDATVAELEKQTDAFILEFQGGKGASIGAPGHEEHAAAEAEDVNQEKIVKGRRA, from the coding sequence ATGGCAGAACTATCGATCAGCCCCGACGTCATCCGTGACGCGCTGAAGGACTTCGCCGCAGCATACGAGCCCTCCGGGGCCGGGGCGACGGAGGTCGGCACCGTCATCGACGCCGCAGACGGCATCGCGCACGTCGAGGGACTTCCCGGCGTCATGGCGAACGAGCTCGTCATCTTCGCCGACGGCACCAAGGGACTCGCACAGAGCCTGAACGAGCACGAGATCGGTGTCGTCGTCCTCGGCGAGTTCACCGGTGTCGAGGCCGGCCAGGAAGTCACCCGCACGGGCGAGGTCCTCTCGGTCCCGGTCGGCGACGGCTACCTCGGCCGCGTGGTCGACCCGCTCGGTACCCCGATCGACGGCCTCGGCGCCATCGAGACCGAGAGCGTCCGCGCTCTCGAGCTGCAGGCGCCCGGCGTCATGCAGCGTAAGTCGGTGCACGAGCCGATGCAGACCGGCATCAAGGCGATCGACGCGATGATCCCCGTCGGCCGTGGCCAGCGTCAGCTGATCATCGGCGACCGCCAGACCGGCAAGACGGCCATCGCGATCGACACGATCATCAACCAGAAGGCCAACTGGGAGTCGGGCGACGTCAACAAGCAGGTCCGCTGCATCTACGTCGCCATCGGCCAGAAGGGCTCGACCATCGCTTCGGTGAAGGGCGCGCTCGAAGAGGCCGGAGCCCTGGAGTACACCACGATCGTGGCGGCTCCGGCATCCGACCCCGCCGGCTTCAAGTACCTCGCCCCCTACACGGGTTCGGCCATCGGTCAGCACTGGATGTACGGCGGCAAGCACGTCCTCATCATCTTCGATGACCTGTCGAAGCAGGCCGAGGCCTACCGTGCCGTGTCTCTGCTCCTTCGCCGTCCGCCGGGCCGCGAGGCATACCCGGGTGACGTCTTCTACCTGCACTCGCGCCTGCTCGAGCGTTGCGCGAAGCTGTCCGACGAGCTCGGCGCGGGTTCGATGACGGGTCTCCCGATCATCGAGACCAAGGCCAACGACGTCTCGGCATACATCCCGACCAACGTGATCTCGATCACCGACGGCCAGATCTTCCTCCAGTCCGACCTCTTCAACGCCAACCAGCGTCCGGCGGTCGACGTGGGTATCTCGGTCTCGCGAGTCGGTGGTGACGCCCAGGTCAAGTCGATCAAGAAGGTCTCCGGAACGCTGAAGCTGGAGCTCGCGCAGTACCGCTCCCTCGAGGCGTTCGCGATGTTCGCGTCCGACCTCGACGCGGCTTCGCGTCGTCAGCTCTCCCGCGGTGCGCGTCTGACCGAGCTGCTCAAGCAGCCGCAGTACTCCCCGTACCCCGTCGAGGAGCAGGTCGTCTCGATCTGGGCCGGAACGAACGGCAAGCTCGACACGATCGAAGTCTCGGATGTCCTGCGCTTCGAGCGCGAACTCCTGGACTACCTGCGTCGCAACACCAAGGTTCTCGAGACGCTCCGCGACACCAACGTCCTCGATGACGCCACGGTCGCCGAGCTCGAGAAGCAGACGGATGCCTTCATCCTGGAGTTCCAGGGTGGCAAGGGCGCCAGCATCGGCGCTCCCGGCCACGAGGAGCACGCTGCAGCCGAGGCTGAGGACGTCAACCAGGAGAAGATCGTCAAGGGTCGTCGCGCGTAA